Proteins from a genomic interval of Liolophura sinensis isolate JHLJ2023 chromosome 3, CUHK_Ljap_v2, whole genome shotgun sequence:
- the LOC135464087 gene encoding uncharacterized protein LOC135464087 isoform X2: protein MAADNEEKKLLARGSDICSLLFSVVIMAIATALVAVGGWLLSSPLVSQVGPTFEGSIWYSGSVHAVKMPFMEFAGLVSCVGGGIVIFFMILALIGITSSKHSAHCYIGTYVICLIISIAYCICLFVKGVPSAWEEETDVLFLKEEFIANYEGPDGESVFSKAFTELQVNSKCCGLYDPVEIRGPNSLNFTSWPNATFPLPGSCETADMGCREDLLKKANVFYLLVVALSVSCMLTQIPALLNALCLFSAT from the exons aTGGCGGCGGATAATGAGGAGAAGAAACTGCTGGCCCGGGGGTCGGATATCTGCTCCTTACTCTTCTCAGTCGTTATTATG GCAATAGCGACGGCCTTGGTTGCCGTGGGGGGCTGGTTACTGAGTAGTCCCCTCGTGAGCCAGGTTGGACCGACGTTCGAGGGATCGATATGGTACTCAGGAAGTGTACACGCCGTAAAAATGCCCTTCATGGAGTTCGCCGGGCTCGTCAGCTGCGTGGGTGGGGGCATCGTCATCTTCTTCATGATACTAGCCTTAATTGGAATCACCAGCTCAAAACACTCAGCACACTGCTATATCGGCACG TACGTCATATGTCTAATCATCAGCATTGCATATTGTATCTGCCTCTTCGTCAAAGGTGTCCCCTCTGCG TGGGAGGAGGAAACGGACGTATTATTTCTCAAAGAGGAATTTATTGCGAACTACGAAGGGCCCGACGGAGAATCTGTCTTCTCTAAGGCCTTCACGGAACTGCAAGTTAAT TCGAAATGTTGCGGCCTTTACGATCCCGTTGAGATCCGGGGCCCGAACAGTTTAAACTTCACATCCTGGCCTAATGCTACATTCCCACTTCCGGGTTCCTGTGAAACGGCAGATATG GGTTGTCGTGAAGACTTGTTGAAAAAAGCCAATGTGTTTTACCTTCTTGTAGTAGCCTTGTCAGTGTCGTGTATGTTAACTCAG ATTCCAGCATTGCTCAACGCCCTTTGCCTGTTCTCAGCAACGTGA
- the LOC135464087 gene encoding uncharacterized protein LOC135464087 isoform X1, giving the protein MKKEKKMKLKYSSVKMSREREFAIVMAADNEEKKLLARGSDICSLLFSVVIMAIATALVAVGGWLLSSPLVSQVGPTFEGSIWYSGSVHAVKMPFMEFAGLVSCVGGGIVIFFMILALIGITSSKHSAHCYIGTYVICLIISIAYCICLFVKGVPSAWEEETDVLFLKEEFIANYEGPDGESVFSKAFTELQVNSKCCGLYDPVEIRGPNSLNFTSWPNATFPLPGSCETADMGCREDLLKKANVFYLLVVALSVSCMLTQIPALLNALCLFSAT; this is encoded by the exons atgaaaaaagaaaagaaaatgaagctaAAATACTCCTCAGTGAAAATGAGCCGCGAGAGAGAGTTCGCCATAGTG aTGGCGGCGGATAATGAGGAGAAGAAACTGCTGGCCCGGGGGTCGGATATCTGCTCCTTACTCTTCTCAGTCGTTATTATG GCAATAGCGACGGCCTTGGTTGCCGTGGGGGGCTGGTTACTGAGTAGTCCCCTCGTGAGCCAGGTTGGACCGACGTTCGAGGGATCGATATGGTACTCAGGAAGTGTACACGCCGTAAAAATGCCCTTCATGGAGTTCGCCGGGCTCGTCAGCTGCGTGGGTGGGGGCATCGTCATCTTCTTCATGATACTAGCCTTAATTGGAATCACCAGCTCAAAACACTCAGCACACTGCTATATCGGCACG TACGTCATATGTCTAATCATCAGCATTGCATATTGTATCTGCCTCTTCGTCAAAGGTGTCCCCTCTGCG TGGGAGGAGGAAACGGACGTATTATTTCTCAAAGAGGAATTTATTGCGAACTACGAAGGGCCCGACGGAGAATCTGTCTTCTCTAAGGCCTTCACGGAACTGCAAGTTAAT TCGAAATGTTGCGGCCTTTACGATCCCGTTGAGATCCGGGGCCCGAACAGTTTAAACTTCACATCCTGGCCTAATGCTACATTCCCACTTCCGGGTTCCTGTGAAACGGCAGATATG GGTTGTCGTGAAGACTTGTTGAAAAAAGCCAATGTGTTTTACCTTCTTGTAGTAGCCTTGTCAGTGTCGTGTATGTTAACTCAG ATTCCAGCATTGCTCAACGCCCTTTGCCTGTTCTCAGCAACGTGA